One region of Pseudomonas sp. B21-040 genomic DNA includes:
- a CDS encoding MFS transporter gives MAIPHPTLSKKSVAAAVAGNALEFYDFVIYAYFAIYIGKAFFPVSGEYGSLMAAAATFGVGFLARPLGGVLIGTFADKAGRKPAMILTAALITLGTLGVAITPSYETIGIAAPIFVVFCRLLQGLALGGELGPATSLLIEAAPPGRRGFYASWQVASQGLAVAVGGMLGVVLSLSLSTEQLASWGWRIPFLLSLVLIPLVVYMRKSLPETHQDTQERSGSAIVGEVLRNHKKILILGMMLFASIAVASQIGNYMVSYAVQVLKLPAAVAQSSVLIGGIVTFAFSLIGGHLSDRYGRRLTNILPRVALTLLIVPLFLWLTGSPSLVTLLTVNAVLAALTAMFGAAGIVQVPELLPIAVRSTGLSITYAIGAAIFGGSTQFIVTWLIAATGSPMAPAWYLVGISIVSLIAMRMLPESRDTNVQE, from the coding sequence ATGGCAATTCCACACCCCACCCTCAGCAAGAAATCAGTTGCCGCCGCGGTGGCTGGTAATGCGCTCGAGTTCTATGACTTTGTCATCTATGCGTATTTCGCAATCTACATCGGCAAAGCCTTTTTCCCGGTGTCAGGCGAGTACGGCAGCCTGATGGCAGCGGCAGCGACCTTTGGCGTCGGCTTTCTCGCGCGGCCACTGGGCGGTGTGCTGATCGGCACCTTTGCCGACAAGGCCGGGCGCAAACCGGCAATGATCCTGACAGCGGCCCTGATCACCCTCGGCACGCTGGGCGTCGCCATCACGCCGAGCTACGAAACGATCGGTATCGCGGCCCCCATCTTCGTGGTTTTTTGCCGTCTGCTGCAGGGCCTGGCCCTGGGCGGCGAGCTGGGTCCTGCGACCTCACTGTTGATTGAAGCTGCACCCCCCGGCCGCCGTGGCTTCTACGCCAGTTGGCAAGTCGCCAGCCAAGGCTTGGCCGTTGCCGTGGGTGGCATGCTCGGGGTGGTGCTGTCCCTGAGCCTGAGCACTGAGCAATTGGCGAGTTGGGGCTGGCGGATTCCGTTCCTGCTGAGCCTGGTGCTGATCCCTCTGGTGGTGTACATGCGCAAGTCCCTGCCCGAAACCCATCAGGACACGCAAGAACGCAGCGGTAGCGCGATAGTCGGCGAGGTGCTGCGTAACCACAAAAAGATTTTGATCCTCGGCATGATGCTGTTCGCCTCGATCGCGGTCGCATCGCAGATTGGCAACTACATGGTGAGCTACGCGGTACAGGTCCTGAAGCTGCCGGCAGCGGTTGCTCAAAGCAGTGTACTGATCGGTGGGATTGTGACCTTTGCCTTTTCCCTGATTGGTGGGCACCTGAGTGATCGTTACGGACGGCGCCTGACCAACATTTTGCCTCGGGTCGCGCTGACCTTGCTGATCGTCCCGCTGTTCCTGTGGCTCACGGGTTCACCAAGCCTGGTCACGTTGCTAACCGTTAATGCGGTACTTGCAGCCCTGACTGCCATGTTTGGCGCGGCGGGTATCGTCCAGGTACCGGAGCTGTTGCCGATCGCTGTGCGCAGCACCGGCCTGTCAATTACCTATGCCATTGGTGCCGCGATATTTGGTGGCAGTACCCAATTCATCGTCACTTGGCTAATTGCTGCAACCGGCAGCCCCATGGCCCCCGCCTGGTACTTGGTCGGTATCAGCATAGTTAGCCTTATTGCCATGCGGATGCTGCCTGAATCACGTGACACCAACGTTCAGGAATAA
- a CDS encoding M14 family metallopeptidase — protein MMNAEHIDDLFSDSYAQAREKFFAAANQRSLSIDSYELNLKGGRDETLATDVVFDGPRDASKVLIVLSGVHGVEGFPGSAVQTGALQLDPPKPDDTAILYVHAINPHGFSHLRRVTQENVDLNRNFIQFDGPLPENEGYHEIHEALLPAQWPPEDDQVLQQYRMTHGDKKFQCAISLGQYHYPDGMFFGGLTPTWSNTTFRQILRTYAANATVIASVDVHTGLGPYGYGEKIFATRDICTLEKARNWWGEITDVHAGSSTSVPMSGPIQVAISQECPAAKHIGICLEFGTYPIEQIITTLRADHWVFRHGKQNTAQSSEITQRLKDLFYPNHADWKTPVWTQASHVVTQALQGLENW, from the coding sequence ATGATGAACGCAGAACACATCGACGATCTATTCAGTGATTCGTATGCACAAGCACGCGAAAAGTTTTTTGCGGCTGCCAACCAGCGAAGCCTGTCGATCGACAGCTATGAGCTGAATCTCAAGGGTGGCAGGGACGAAACGCTGGCAACGGATGTCGTGTTCGACGGTCCAAGGGACGCTTCCAAGGTGCTGATCGTGCTCAGTGGCGTCCATGGCGTGGAAGGTTTCCCTGGATCGGCCGTGCAGACTGGCGCACTACAGCTCGATCCGCCCAAGCCGGACGACACGGCGATTCTCTATGTTCACGCGATTAATCCGCACGGCTTTTCCCACCTGCGCCGAGTGACCCAGGAAAACGTAGACCTGAACCGTAACTTTATTCAGTTCGACGGTCCGCTTCCGGAAAACGAGGGTTACCACGAAATTCATGAGGCCCTGCTTCCTGCGCAATGGCCCCCCGAGGATGATCAGGTATTGCAGCAATACCGTATGACCCACGGTGATAAGAAGTTCCAGTGCGCCATCTCCCTGGGCCAGTACCATTACCCGGATGGCATGTTCTTTGGTGGACTGACGCCGACCTGGAGCAACACCACCTTCCGGCAGATCCTGCGTACCTATGCGGCAAACGCCACGGTCATCGCTTCTGTGGACGTCCATACCGGACTCGGCCCCTATGGCTACGGGGAAAAAATATTCGCCACCCGCGACATCTGCACCCTGGAGAAAGCCAGGAACTGGTGGGGTGAGATCACCGACGTACATGCCGGCAGCTCTACCAGCGTGCCGATGAGCGGCCCCATTCAGGTGGCCATTTCGCAGGAATGCCCAGCGGCCAAACACATCGGCATTTGCCTGGAGTTTGGTACCTACCCGATTGAGCAAATAATCACGACGCTGCGGGCCGATCACTGGGTTTTCCGTCACGGCAAGCAGAACACGGCGCAAAGCAGCGAGATCACCCAACGACTCAAGGATTTGTTCTACCCCAACCACGCGGACTGGAAAACACCCGTTTGGACGCAAGCCAGCCATGTCGTGACTCAGGCACTACAAGGGCTGGAAAACTGGTAA
- a CDS encoding gamma-glutamyl-gamma-aminobutyrate hydrolase family protein, with amino-acid sequence MTRSPLFADGARPLVAIATDRVDRYGHPAHTLLHGYVDAVASTARALPLALPADPDAIDFDSLLANVDGLVLTGSPSNISPLRYGGTATPDISTLDLARDATVLPLVRRLVDAGVPVLGICRGFQEMNVAWGGTLDSAVHQRPRAIDHREGDHSRPIVEWYQYSHGIKVAAGGLLSRLHAADDAQVNSLHHQGIASLGTGLTVEATAPDGLIEAFSVTGASSFALAVQWHPEMRVHDDRLSRDIFEAFGDACRRRRETRLRSIVHAAHVETLTS; translated from the coding sequence ATGACCAGATCGCCACTATTCGCGGACGGTGCCAGACCACTTGTTGCCATCGCCACCGATCGCGTGGATCGCTATGGCCATCCTGCGCATACCTTGCTGCACGGCTACGTGGACGCAGTGGCGAGTACAGCTCGCGCATTGCCCTTGGCGCTGCCCGCTGATCCCGATGCCATCGACTTCGACAGCCTGCTGGCCAACGTCGATGGGCTGGTGCTCACCGGCAGCCCGTCAAATATTTCGCCTCTGCGTTATGGCGGCACCGCTACGCCGGACATATCGACGCTGGACCTGGCCAGAGACGCAACGGTTCTACCGCTCGTCAGAAGGCTGGTGGATGCGGGTGTCCCGGTATTGGGCATATGCCGCGGCTTCCAGGAGATGAATGTTGCCTGGGGTGGCACGCTGGACAGTGCCGTTCATCAGCGCCCCAGGGCCATTGACCACCGCGAAGGTGACCATTCCAGACCCATTGTCGAGTGGTATCAGTACAGTCACGGCATCAAGGTTGCTGCGGGTGGACTACTGTCCCGACTGCACGCCGCGGATGATGCGCAAGTCAACTCCTTGCACCATCAAGGCATCGCAAGTCTAGGGACCGGCCTGACTGTCGAGGCCACCGCACCGGACGGGCTGATTGAGGCGTTTTCGGTCACTGGCGCCAGCAGCTTCGCCCTGGCGGTGCAGTGGCATCCGGAGATGCGCGTGCACGATGATCGACTGTCCCGCGACATATTCGAGGCATTTGGTGATGCCTGCCGACGCCGCCGCGAAACGCGCCTGCGTTCAATCGTACACGCTGCACACGTCGAGACTTTGACTTCATGA